ACATCAAATATATGCGTATATATTTAGTCTGATATGGGTGTTTAAATTACAGTACTATCAACAAGAATCTGCAAAGCTGAGGCAACAGATCCAAACGATTCAAAATTCCAACAGGTTTTCTACCCTCATTTATAGTTATtaattactttatatattatatatatatatatatatattgactgtaacacacacatatatatatatatatatatattttttttttttgttgttgtaggCATCTGATGGGAGACTCTTTGAGTGCCTTAAGTGTCAAGGAGCTAAAGCAGGTTGAGAATCGCCTTGAGAAAGCCATCTCTAGAATCAGGTCCAAGAAGGTATGTAGCTACAACATCTCCTAAGACTCTTATAAGCGTCTATGTGTATATATCATATCAGTTAGCCTGACTATTTTCTTTAAATCTGCTTTGTGTACTTGCGAGAAATAGCATGAGTTGCTTCTAGCTGAAATCGAGAACCTACAGAAAAGGGTAAATAGATCTTAAATTAAAGGGTTGCTTTAAGTTTTTTAATTAAGATCACTCCAATATTTCTTGTGAAAAAACTTCGAATATGGTGTAATACAGGAGATTGAGCTTGATAATGAGAGTATCTATCTCCGAACCAaggtaattaaatatataatgcgTTTGTTTATTCCATAAACACATCAATTAAATCATATATCCATCATTAGAAAATTCTTCAGTATAGCTAATTAAAATGTTTGTCAGATAGCAGAAGTGGAGAGATTTCAACAGCACCATCATCAAATGGTTAGTGGTACAGAGATGACAGCGATCGAGGTCTTAGCCTCTCGCAATTACTTTGCGCATAGCATTATGACTACGGGTTCTGGCTCTGGAGCTGGCCATGGATGTTCTTACTCTGATCCCGACAAGAAAATTCATCTTGGATAATCTCTTGCACAGAGAAAAAAACAAGCTGAATTAATGGCTTTATGAAGCTCTCTACATAAACTATGTTTGGTGTTATTGTAATTCAAAAAACAACGAAGGTATTAATCCTTCAAGACTGGTTGGAAACTTGTGTTTGTGTAATAATGAAGACATACTTTGGTTTTATTGTTTGTTTATGAAATACATTATGGTATCTTGATTAAGTGATTCATATGATATCGTAGAGCATAGCATTTATATATGATTAAAGAACAGAGCATTTTTGTGTACGCTGCTGTCTGCGCAATCTAGCGGTTTCTCTCTCAGCGTTGTTGAGTTGATCTCTCAGCCTCCTGATCTCATCAGAAGATAGCTTCTGCATTTCAGACATCTTTTTCTCGGCTTCTTCTCTCGCTACTTGTGCCTTAGCTAGTTGCTCCTTCACATCATTCAGTGATTCCTTCAGTTGGTTAGCGATCTAACCAGATAAAACAAAACCCAGCACATAGTGATGATATGTAAACGTTCTAGATAACTGATGTATGAAgtgaatattatatttatattacctTCTCTTTTATCCCTTCGAGCATTTCGTTATAAGttttttccatttccttcttaaCTTGTGCTATCTCTTGTTTCGACTGACCCTTCATTGCTTGAATCTGCTTTTGTTTTTCCTCTAATGTAGCCTCGTTCTCCTGAAATGGATATGAAGATGTAACTTCAGATTAGTTTGATTTAAACAAAGCAACTAAATGTGGAATCTTGTTTTGTTGAAGAGTCTATGTTTTTCACCCTTAGCTCAAGTGATAAGTCAGCCATAAATGGTTTTCCATTGTTCTTCTTTGAGATTTGCTCCACGAAGTTGAGAAGATCCTGGACTTGCTTGTCTTTCTTGCTTT
The nucleotide sequence above comes from Brassica napus cultivar Da-Ae chromosome A9, Da-Ae, whole genome shotgun sequence. Encoded proteins:
- the LOC106360950 gene encoding agamous-like MADS-box protein AGL11 isoform X1, which produces MMGRGKIEIKRIENSTNRQVTFCKRRNGLLKKAYELSVLCDAEVALIVFSTRGRLYEYANNNIRSTIERYKKASDNTSTHSVQEINAAYYQQESAKLRQQIQTIQNSNRHLMGDSLSALSVKELKQVENRLEKAISRIRSKKHELLLAEIENLQKREIELDNESIYLRTKIAEVERFQQHHHQMVSGTEMTAIEVLASRNYFAHSIMTTGSGSGAGHGCSYSDPDKKIHLG
- the LOC106360950 gene encoding agamous-like MADS-box protein AGL11 isoform X2 is translated as MGRGKIEIKRIENSTNRQVTFCKRRNGLLKKAYELSVLCDAEVALIVFSTRGRLYEYANNNIRSTIERYKKASDNTSTHSVQEINAAYYQQESAKLRQQIQTIQNSNRHLMGDSLSALSVKELKQVENRLEKAISRIRSKKHELLLAEIENLQKREIELDNESIYLRTKIAEVERFQQHHHQMVSGTEMTAIEVLASRNYFAHSIMTTGSGSGAGHGCSYSDPDKKIHLG